From the genome of Gemmatimonadota bacterium:
GGAGTTGATACTCACGGACCTGAAACACGTCTTCTCCGTGAATCCGCTCCGCCCCGAATATCGACCGCGGGCCACCGGCGCGCCTCGCGCGTCCGCCCGCACGCTTCGATGGATCGAGAATCCGGAAGGACTTCGTGAGGTGGGCGCCGCTGCCGAGGGATTCTCCTTCGACAACGAGCGCCCCCGCCACCGCGTTTACCTGAAAGGCTTCGCCCTCGCGGATCGGCTTGCGACCTGCGGCGAATTTCTCGAGTTCATGAAGGATGGCGGGTACGAGCGCGCCGACCTCTGGATGTCCGACGGCTGGGCGGTAGCCCGGGAGCGCGGGTGGACCGAGCCCTTTTATTGGGAGAAGCGAGATGGCGAATGGTGGGTCTTTACTCTGACGGGAATGCGGCGGGTGGAAGCGGCCGATCCGGTTTGCCACCTGAGCTGGTACGAGGCGGACGCCTTCGCCCGCTGGGCAGGAGCGCGACTTCCGACCGAGTTCGAGTGGGAGGTCGTCGCGGCGGATCTCCCCGTCGCGGGGAATCTCGTCGAAGCGGGCCACTACCATCCGATCCCCGCCACCGATCCGGCCTTGAGGACGGGGTCTTCACCGACGCAGATGTTCGGCGACCTCTGGGAGTGGACGGGAAGCTCGTACCGCCCCTATCCCGGCTTCATTCCGGCCCCGGGAGCGATCGGGGAATACAACGGGAAGTTCATGTCCAACCAGTTCGTCCTGCGGGGCGGCTCCTGCGCGACATCGGGGTCGCACCTGAGGGCGACGTATCGGAATTTCTTCCATCCGGACGCCTGTTGGCAGTTCTCGGGGGTCCGGCTCGCAAAGGACGTCGGGTGATTCCCCTCGCCCGGCTCGCCGAGCCTCCGCGCCTGGACTCCCTGCGCGAGGAGGTCCTCGCGGGACTCGGCGGGACGCCGAAGACCCTTCCGGCCCGCCTCCTCTACGACGCCGGGGGTTCGCGTCTCTTCGATCGGATCACGACGCTCCCGGAGTATTACCTCACCCGCACGGAACTCGAGATCCTTCGGCGGTGCCTCGGAGAGTTGGCGGAGCTGGTCGGCCCCGACGCGCTCGTGGTCGAGCCGGGGAGCGGGAATGGCGCGAAGGCGCAAATGTTACTCGGCGCCCTCGTGCGACCTCGTGCCTACGTCCCGGTGGACGTGGCCGTGTCGCAGCTGCGGTCGCTGGCACGCACGCTCCGCGACCAGCCGATGGAGGTCGAGATCCACCCCGTCGTCGCCGACTATACGCGGCCGTTCGAACTCCCCCTCGCGCCGGCCGCCTTCCGGCGCACCCTCGTCTTCTTCCCCGGATCCACGATCGGAAACTTCGCCCTCGAGGAGGCGGTCGCCTTTCTCGCGATGCTCGGGCGACTCGCCGGGCCGGAGGGAGCCCTCCTTCTCGGCGCGGACCTCCGGAAGTCACCCCGGATCCTGGAGCCCGCGTACAACGACTCCGCCGGCCTCACGGCGGCGTTCAACCGCAACGTCCTCCTCCACCTGAATCGGGCGCTCGGCACTCACTTCGATCCCCTCGCGTTTCGCCACCACGCGCCCTGGGTCCCCGACGAGAGCCGGATCGAGATGCGCCTCGTGAGCGTGCGCCACCAGGTTGTGCGGGTTCCGGTGGGAGCCGGCGAGCGACCTGCCGAGGTTCGTGTCGAGCTGGAGCCCGAGGAGCCCATCGTGACCGAGCATTCCTACAAATATTGGCCCGAAGACCTCGAGCGTCTCGTCGGGCGAGCGGGATGGACGACGGTGCGTGAGTGGCGGGACGAAGCGGGGTGGTATTCCGTGCGCTTTCTCGAACGGTCGGCCGCCGAGTAGCCCGGCGGCGGGTTATCCTCAGAGCCAGCCCCTCCTTCGGAAGTACCAGAGCATCCCGAGCCCCACCGCGAACATCCCGGCGAGAACCGCGGGATAGGCCCACCGGACGTCCAGCTCGGGCATGTATTCGAAATTCATTCCGTAAATGCCCACGACGAACGTCAGTGGAATGAAGATGCTCGCCATCACGGTGAGGACCTTCATGACCTCGTTCTGACGGCGGCTCATGTCGGAGAGATAGAGGTCCCGCATCCCCGTCGTGATGTCGCGCAAGACCTCCGCCGTGTCCATGAGTCGGACGCTGTGGTCGTACACGTCCCGGAGGTAGAGCTTCGTCGTGTCGGTGAGGAGATCGGATTCCACCCGCAAGAAGTTGCCCAGCATTTCGCGGAGTGGCCAGACCGAACGCCAGAGTACGAGGAGCTCGCGTTTGAGCTGGTGAACTCGGTACATCGTGTCGGGAGAGGGCTCGTCCACGACTTCCGCCTCGAGTTTTTCCGCGCGCTCGCCCAGGCGCTCGATGATCTGGAAGTAGTTGTCCACGACGGCGTCCATGAGGGCGTAAGCGAGATAGTCCGAGCCCCGGGCGCGCAATTGCCCCCGTGCGGAGCGGATCCGCTCGCGGACCACCTCGAAGACGTCTCCGGGGGACTCCTGGAAGGAGAAGAGACATCCTTTTCCGATGACGAAGCTCACCTGCTCGTCCGTGATCTGGAAAGGCTCTTCCTGAATCCGGAGCATATGCAGGACGACGAAGAGGTGATCGTCGTATTCCTCGACCTTCGGCCGCTGTCCGACGTGCGCGATGTCCTCCGTTATGAGGGGATGGAAACCCATGCGGACGCCGATCTTCTCGAGGATCGCGACATCGTGCAGTCCCTCCACATTCACCCAGAGGACTCCGGCGCCGTCGGGGACGAAGCCCTCGGGTGGGGCGTCCGGGTCCCAGAGGCCTTCGTGAACGCCCCCTGCATCGAAGCGGATCGCGTCGATCCGGACTTCTTCCACTCGACGCTCCCCGGTGTGCACGACCGTCCCCGGAGCGGATCCGGGCTTTTTGAGCGAGCGCCGCACAAAGCGCCCCATCACGCGGAGCTGATGGAGGGGGCTCAACGTGTTCAGCACGAGGTGGGCGAGGGGTTTGTTTTCGTAGGATCCAGACGCCACAGGTCCTCCGGGTGACAGCGGAAGCGGGCCCTGGCCAGGTATATCCGATGCGTGCCGCGCGCGTCAAGCCGCGGAGCCCCCGCTCCGCCTGCTCCGCTTGCTCGCCCCGTTGGTCGCGGCGAAGATGTCCCGATGCCCGACCCACCGAACTTCGCCGGAAGGCGCCCGCCCCCTCCGGCCGGCCTCCAAGACGGATCCGTCGAGCTTTGACCCAAGAGCCCGTCCTCAGGATTCGTGGACTGACGAAGCGATTCGGGGGTGCGGTTGCCGTGCATCCGCTCGATCTGGAAATCGGCGCCGGCGAGTACTTCTGCATTCTGGGTCCGTCGGGTTCGGGGAAAACGACGCTTCTTCGCATGCTGGCGGGATTCGAAGCCCCCGACGCCGGCGAGATCCATCTCGATGGAGTCCGCGTGGATGGGTTTCCCCCGGAGCGGCGGGACACCAACACGGTCTTTCAGGAATACGCCCTCTTCCCGCACCTCTCCGTGTTCGAAAACGTCGCTTTCGGGCCGCGAATGAAGGGAGGGCGTGGAAACTCGCTGAGCAGCCGGGTGCTCGAGTCCCTGGCGCTCGTCGGACTGGAGGGCCATGGCGACCGCTCGCCGGCCACACTTTCGGGCGGTGAGCAGCAGCGGGTGGCCCTCGCACGGGCCCTCGTGAATCGGCCGCGCGTCCTTCTCCTGGACGAGCCACTCGCCGCCCTCGATCGAAAGCTCCGCTCGCGGATGCAGATCGAGCTTTCCAGGATCCAGCGCGAGTCCCAAGTCGCCTTCGTGCACGTGACCCATGACCAGGAAGAGGCGCTCAGGCTCGCGGACCGGGTGGCCGTGATGCGGGCGGGCCGTTTCCTCCAGGTTGGGGCCCCCGAGGAGGTGTACGATCGGCCCAACTCCGCCTTCGTCGCCGACTTTCTGGGCTCGGCCAACATCTTCCGTGCCCGTCCCTCGGATGGCTCGCTTTTTTTCCCCGATGGAACCCGTGTCTCGATCGGTTCGCGCCCTTTCGACGCCGGGGGCGAAAGCGAACGGCTCTACGCGATCCGTCCCGAAGCCTTCATGGTGATTCGCGAGGGCGGAGGCGAGGACCCCTCCGGCGGGTCGGAGATGATCCGCCTCCCGGCCATGATCACGGGGCGCTCACGCGTCGGAGGTGTCGAGGAGCTCGACCTCCGTGTGGGACCGCTGCGCTTCGTGGCCCATCTCCGCGGCCCGGCCCCCGTCATTCCTTACGCCCCCAGCGACCGGGTCGTCCTCCTTCTCCACCGGGAAGACATCGTCCCGCTCGTTCTGGAGGGCGGCGAGGAGGATCCCGATCCCGCTCCTGGGGCGGCACGATCCCCATGAAGGAGGGCAAGGGAGAGGGCCGCACGGAAGGGATTCGAGGGCTCGCCCTCTGGACCGTCGGGCCGGCCACGGCCGTGCTCGTCGTCCTCTTCCTCCTCCCCCTCGCGATTGTGGGGGGATACGCCCTGTCGAGCGCGGGAAGCCAGGGAGAGCCGGCACTCCCCGCGACTTTCGCCAACTTCGTCCGCTCCTTCGATCCGCTCTACCTGGGAATCCTTGTTCGCTCGGTGAGGCTGGCCTTCATCTGCACACTCATCTGCCTGGTCGTCGGGTTCCCCCTCGCCTGGATTCTGCGCGGAATGGGCACCCCCGCCCGCCACCTGGCGCTCCTCGCCTTCATCCTTCCTTCTTGGACGAACCTCTTGGTGAAGAACTACGCCTGGATCGTCCTCCTCCGGCAGGAGGGCGTGGTCAACTCGGCCCTCCTCCGCCTGGGCGTCATCGGGGAGCCCCTCCCCCTCCTCTTCAACGAAGGGGCGGTCCTCGTCGGCCTGGTGCACACCTTTCTCCCCTTCATGGTCCTCCCGCTTTATTCCTCGCTCGAGAAGCTCGACCCCGCGCTCCTCGACGCGGCACGCGACCTCGGTGCGGGACGCTGGGCACGATTGCGCAAGGTCGTCCTTCCCCAGTGCGCGCCGGGAGCCGTCGCCGGGGCGATCCTCGTCTTCATTCCCACGCTCGGGTCTTTCGTGACCCCCGATCTTCTCGGGGGGGCCCGCGGAATGATGGTGGGAAACCTGATCCAGAATCAGATGCTGGTAGCGCGGGACTGGCCTTTCGGGTCGGCGCTCTCCATCTGGCTGATCGCGGCGTCGCTCGGGATGATCCTTCTCGCGGGAAGGCTCACCGGCCGGGGCGACACTTCGAGACCGGGACGGGCATCGTGGCTCCCCTGAGCGGCCCCCGCCGGATGGGGATGGGGAGCGCGGTCTTTTTTGGGAGCGGGTTGGCCTTCTTGTATCTCCCGGTCGTGGTTCTCGCGGCGTATTCCTTCAACGACTCGCGCTTCGCCCTCGCCTGGGAGGGATTCACCCTCGACTGGTATCGCGGGGTGTTCACGAGCCGCGAAATCGGGCGGGCGGCCTGGAACACTCTGATCGTTTCGAGCGCGTCCACCATCGCCTCCGTGATCCTCGGGACCGCGCTCGGTGTCGGGCTCCACTTCAGCCGGTTCCGGGGACGTGAGCTTCTCTGGAAGTCCTTTTACCTCCCCATTCTCGTCCCGGACATCACGCAGGCCGTGGCACTCCTTTCCATTTTCGCCCTGGTCGCATTTCCCCTCGGTCTCACCTCGATCATCCTGGCGCACATCTCCTTCCAGATTTCCTTCGTCGCGCTGCTCGTACGGGCGCGATTGGACGCCTTTCCCGGAAGCGTCGTCGAGGCGGCGCGGGACCTGGGCGCCCCGCCCCTGGTCGCGATCCGAAAGGTGGTCCTTCCCCTCGCGGCACCGGGGATCGTGGCGGGCGCTCTCATCGCCTTCACCCTTTCGGTGGACGATTTCCTGATCGCCTACTTCACCGCCGGCCCGGGAGCTTCCACCCTCCCAATCCGGATCTATTCGATGATTCGCAGAGGGGTCACACCGGAGGTGAACGCGCTGGCCACCCTGCTTCTCGCCTTTTCCCTCCTCACGATGACGGCGGCCATGCTCTTCCTGAGGAAGGGAGGAGGTAAGGACCGGGCTTGAGGGTGCGGCCGCCGTACCTCCGCGGCCTTTACGCCCGGATCGGCCCCTTCTACCCTCAGGGATCCGCCCCCGGGCGCGTTCGTCTCCCCTCTTCCGAAATCACCGCGACCCGTGAACCCTTCGCACGCTACGCCTTTCCTCGCGCTCGTCGCCGCCGGCGTCCTCCTTTCGCTATCGGTCGCCGGATGCGGCTCGCCCTCTCCCGAGCTTCCCGCCGAGATCGAGGCGTTCGGGATCACCGTCGAGACGGCACGCCTCTCTCCGACGCTCCGGCTTTTTAATTTCCCGGAATACATGGATCCGGAGCTCTTGAGGCAGTTCGAGGAGCGCTTCGGCACGCGAATCATCGAAGACTACTTCGACACGAATGAAGCGATGATGGCTCGCCTGACGGCGGGAGGCACGGCGCAGTTCGATCTCGTCATGGCTTCGGACTATGCCGTGGAAATTCTCGCGGCGGCCGGGCGCCTCGAGCCGCTCGATCCAACACTTCTCCCGAACCGTGCGAATCTCCACCCGAGCTTCGGTTCACCGCCGTACGATCCCGAGAACCGCTTCGCGATCCCCTTTCAGTGGGGGACGACCGGCCTCGGGATTCGGGGGGACCGCGTGCAGGGAAATCCGGACGAGCTCGCGACCTGGGGGCTCCTCTTCGATGCCGCGAAGTCGCCCGGCCGCTTCGCCTTCCTCGATGACCCGCGCGAGACGATCGGGGCGGCGCTTCTTTACCTGGGTTACTCCGTGAACAGCACGGACGACGCGGAGCTCGCCGCTGCCGAGGCGGTCCTTACCGTGGCAGCGGGCCGCGCCGTGGCCTTCACTCCGGCCTCCACGGGACGCGACCTCCTTCTGGCGGGTGAGCTCGACGTCTCCCACAACCACTCGGGCGAGATCACGGTTGCAGGGGAGGAGCGCCCTGAGATCCTGTACCTGGTCCCGCGGGAGGGCGCCGTGGTCTGGGCCGATAACCTGGTCATCCCGGCCGGTGCCGCGGGAGCGTACACCGCGCATGTCTTCGTGAATTTCCTTCTGGACGCGCAGAACGGAGCCCGGCTCACGGAGGAGGTGCGGTACTTCTCTCCTAATCTCGCCTCATGGGAGCTCCTCGATCCTGTGCTCCGTGCCGAACACGAACGCCTCCTGGAACCGGGCGCGATGGAGGGGCTCGAGTTCATCGCCGACGTGGGTCCCGACCGGCGCAAGTACGACCAGCTCTGGACGCGCGTGAAAGCCGGCTCGGCGCGGTAGGCGGGGGAATTCGATGGAGATCGGGATCTATTCGTTCGCCGAAACCCGGCTCGAAGCCGGGACGGGGCGCCAACTCGCGGCCGGCGAACGAATCCGCCACCTCATCGAGGAGATCGAGCTCGCGGATCGGATCGGGCTCGACGTCTTCGGGGTCGGCGAGCACCACCGCCCGGACTACACCGTCTCCGCTCCCGCGATCGTCCTCGCCGCGGCGGCCGCGCGCACTTCGCGAATCCGCTTGACGAGCGCCGTGACCGTGCTCAGCTCCGACGACCCGGTTCGAGTCTTTCAGGACTTCGCGACGCTCGACCTCATCTCGAAGGGCCGGGCCGAGATCATGGCCGGGCGGGGCTCCTTCGTGGAGTCATTCCCACTCTTCGGCCAGGACCTGGCCGACTACGACGAGCTCTTCGCCGAGAAGCTCGAGCTTCTCCTGGCATTGCGTGAAAATGAACGGATCACCTGGTCAGGGAAGCACCGCCCGTCCATCGAAGATCGAGGAGTTTATCCCAGGCCCGAGCAGAACCCGATTCCCGTCTGGATCGCGGTGGGCGGAACTCCGGGCTCCGTCGTGCGGGCGGGAACCCTCGGCCTCCCGATCGCGCTCGCCATCATCGGGGGGGCACCGGCCCGCTTTCGCCCCGTCGTGGACCTCTACCGAGACGCCGCCACCCGCGCCGGGCACGATCCGGCCACCCTCCCCATCAGCATCAATTCGCACGGCTTCATCGCCGACGACGCCACTGAGGCCGCGGAGCTCGCCTTCCCTCCTTTCGCCGAGACGATGACCCGGATCGGGCGCGAGCGGGGGTGGCCCCCGACCACCCGCGCCCACTTCGACGCCGAGGCCGACCTTCACGGAGCGCTGTTCGTCGGAAGCCCCCGGGAGGTCGTGGAGAAGATCCTCTACCAGTGGGAGATCTTCCGCCACGACCGCTTCCTCCTTCAGCTCACGGTCGGGCCGATGGCGCACGACCGGGTTCTCCGCGCGATCGAACTGCTCGGAACGGAGGTGGCGCCGGTCGTGCGCCGAGAGCTGGGTCAGTCGGCCGCGAAGCAATAAAAGAGCCCGGCGCCGCCCGTCGCCACGAGCTGCTCCTGCGAGCAGCCCTGGCTCGCATGCGCCGTATTCCATGGAGAGCCCGGAGTCGTACGGGAGAACCGGTCGTGGTGCCCCAGCATCGCCGCGCCTTCCCCACTGCTCGTCCAGTTGTTGCAGGTGCGATCCTGTTCCGCCGGGAAAGCCGTCCCGTCGAGCTGGCTCCCGGTCAGGATGTCGTGCGCGTTCGGCGAATCCCCCATCGCCCCCGAGTTTACCGTCTCGCCCCGCTCGTTCACCGAGAACTCGTAGTTCAGATTCGAATTGTTGTAGTGCAGGTCGTTCACGTTGGCTGCGACCTGGACGCCGGCGGCATTAAACCAGGGCCCAACGCCGATACGGTCCCGCGCATTGACCGCCGGCTGGCCGCCGGTCGCCTGGGTGCTCAGATACGCCCGCCAGGTGCGTGCTCCCGCGCCAACGGGCGCGGCCAACGCCTGACAATGGGCGTCGGCCCCCGCGAGGCCACCGAGATCGCCCCCATTTCCGAGTCCCACGCTCGTGATGAAGAACCCCATGGGCTGCTGTTGCTGCTGAGCCCCTCCCGCGAGCGGAAGCACCAATACGGCGACCAAGGCGATCACTCCCACCGAAAAGCTTCGAAAACAGACCATGACAACCCCTCCCTCCTGAAGTGGACCGAGACTATTTCAACCTCACCCGTGCTGGAGGTCCGCCCAAGGTAGTCGGGCCCAAATCGCGCCAGCAACTTCCTTTGCGCGCGCGCTCTCCCCCCGTAGCTTGGACCGAAGGAGCGACTCCCCTCACTCTCCGTGCCCCATGACGCACTCATCCGACTTCTCCCGCCGCGAGTTCATGCGCGCGATCGCGGGACTCGGTGCCCTCCTCGCCGCCCCGCGCCGACTCTTCGCGCGCCAGGCGCTCCCTACCCGGGCAATTCCGGTGAGCGGGGAGCAGATTCCCATCGTGGGCTTCGGGTCCACCAAGTCCGTGTTGGAAAGCCCGACGGAGGGGACGGGGCCGATCGCGAACGTCATGCGCATGCTTCGGGAGTACGGCGGGCGAGTGGTGGACACCTCGCCGCGCTCCGCGGCCATAGACCAGGAGTTCGGACGCGTGCTCCAGGAAGCCGCGGCGGCGGAGCCGCTCTTCATCGCCGCCAAGATCTACGTGGACGGCGCGGAGAATGGGATCGCGCAGTTCCGGCAGACCCAGCGGCTCTACGGGCGACGCACCCTCGATCTCCTCCAGGTCGAGAGCCTCCGGGACCTCGAGGCCCATTGGCCGAACGTGCGCGGCTGGAAGGAATCCGGAGAGGCCCGGTACATCGGAGTCACGGTCTTCCTCGACCGCGACCACGAGGCGCTCGAGACCTTCATGCGCCGCGAGCCGCTGGACTTCGTCCACATGAATTACTCGGTCGTCGAGACGGCCGCCGAAACCCGCCTTCTTCCCCTCGCCCGCGACCGGGGAATGGCCGTCCTCATCAACCGACCCTTCATGAATGGCGACTTCTTCCAGCGAGTTGCCGAGCGCCCCCTTCCGGAATGGGCGGCGGAGTTCGATTGCGTGAGTTGGGCCCAGTTCTCCCTGAAGTACGTGCTCTCCAATCCGGCCGTGACCTGTGTCCTCACCGAGACGACGAATCCCGTGCACATGGAGGAAAACATGCGGGCGGGACTCGGCAGGCTCCCCGACGACGCCACGCGGGTCCGGATGGCGGAGTTGATGCGGGGAATCTAGACTTTGTATAACAAAGTACTTGACGTAATCCTCGGGAGCCATTAACCTCTCGCCATCATGGGAACGCGTCCCCTCCCTCGGTCCCCTTCGGAGCCCGTCGCCCTGCACGATCGGGCCATGGATGACCTCCGATTCATCCGCCGCACGATGGAACGGGCGGGCGCCTTCACGGCCGTCCCGGGATGGGGCGGAGTCGCGATGGGGGTAACCGCCCTTGTGGCGAGCGCGGTCGCCACAGGGCAACCCACATTCGAGCGATGGTTGTGGGTTTGGCTCGCGGCGGCGGCGATTTCGGTGACGATCGCCATCTCCTCCATCGTTCAGAAGGCGCGCCGCGTCGGACTGCCGCTACGAACGGGTCCGGGCCGGACCTTCGTACTCAGCTTCCTTCCGCCGGTCCTCGCGGGCGCGGCGCTCACACCGGCCCTGTATTTCGCCGGGGCCACCGGAGCGATCCCGGGCACGTGGCTCCTCCTCTACGGGGTCGGCGTGGTGACGGCCGGCACCTTCTCGGTGCGCGTGGTCCCGGTCATGGGGCTCTCATTCATGCTCGCCGGCGCCGCCGCCCTCTTTTCTCCCCAGGGCTGGGGCGATCTCTACATGGCGGGTGGTTTCGGGGCCCTGCACGTCGCCTTCGGTCTGGTCATTGCCCGGAGGCACGGTGGCTGAGCGAAGCGCGGTCCCCAAGAAGCGAGACGAAGCCGTGGATGACGGCACACGAGAGAAGAACGGCTCCCCTTCGCGCCGGGCGAAGAGACGAACCAACCCGGTGGATCTCGACCGCGTCATCCACGAGCGGGTACGCCTCGGGATCGTGAGCGCGCTCGCCGTGAACGACACGTTGACCTTCAACGAGCTGAAGGCCCTGCTCGACACGTCTGACGGGAATCTGAGCGTCCACGCGCGCAAGCTCGAGGAGGCGGGATACCTGGTGTGCAAGAAGAGCTTCCAGGAGCGCGTCCCCCGCACCGAGTATCACCTTACAGCCGAAGGGAAGAAGGCGCTGGAGCGTTACCTCGATCACATGGACGCGCTGATTCGGCGCGTTCGGGAAAGCTGAGCCGACCCGGGCATGCGCCCTCAACCCTCTCTTTTTTCTCGCGAGGCTTTGTGATACAAAGATCTTTTCATACGCCGTCCCGCGGCCTCCACGTCGCGATCATCATGGACGGCAATGGGCGTTGGGCATCTTCTCGCGGCCTTCCCCGGACTGACGGCCACCGCGCCGGGGCCAAAGCCGTCCGTCGGACTGTCGAGGCCGCGCGCTCCCTCGGGATCCGGACTTTGACCCTGTACGCCTTTTCCTCGGACAACTGGCGCCGCCCCGGGGCGGAAGTCGGTGCGCTCATGCGGATCTTTCGGGAGTACCTCGAGGGCGAGGTCGGGCGGTGCGTCGCGGAGGGGATCCGACTGAACGTCGTCGGCCGGCGGGACCGCCTGGCCCCTTCCTTGGTTCGGGCAATCGAGGTCGCCGAGGCGGCGACCTCGACCGCGACCGAGCTCCAGCTTCGGGTCGCAGTCGATTATTCGTCGCGGGACGCAATCGTCGCCGCGGCCGGCAGGGGACCGGACATTGGGATTCCCACGCGGGACTCCTTCTCCCGCGCCCTCGCGGAAGTGATGCACGCCTCGGGCACGATCCCCAATGTGGATCTCCTCATCCGCACCGGTGGGGAGCGCCGGCTGAGCGACTTCCTTCTCTGGGAGTGTGCTTATGCGGAGCTCGTCTTCGTCGAATGCCCCTGGCCCGAGTTCGGACTCCAGGCGTTGCAGGAGGCGCTCGAAGAGTTCGACCGCCGGGAGCGGCGGTTCGGCGGGATCGAGAACACCGTGACTTCAGGGGTCACGCCCGACCGAGCGGAGGTGGGCCGATGACACAGGTCGTCATACCCAAGCGGCCGTTGATTCTGGGCGGCCTCCTCCTCGGCGTGATCGCGGATGTTCTCCTGCGGGCCCCGGGTGCGCCCGGGCTCAACCTCGCCCTCTGGGCGCTGGCCCTGGGGGGCGCCACCGGGCTTCTTCATCGCCGCAAGACGGGCGCCCCATACCCCGAGGCAACAATTCTCGTCGCAGGCGGCGTTCTCCTGGCCGCCACCATCGCTTGGCGAGATTCGGAGGCGCTCAAGCTGCTCGCCCTGGCGGGATCGGCAACGGCCTTCGCGCTCCCGGCGTACCGGGCCGGTGCGTCCTGGGTGCGGCGGACCCATGTGTTCGAATACGGCGGGGCGATCGCCGCCGCCATGGCCAGCTCGGCATTCGGATGCCTCTTCCTCGCTTTCGACGGCCCGGACGACTCCCGTGCGGCCCCCGCCGCCGGGGTCGGATGGTGGCGACGACTCGGTCCGGTGCTTCGCGGGGCGGCGCTCGCGCTCCCCGTCCTCCTGGTCGTAGGAGCCCTCTTCGCGGCGGCAGACCC
Proteins encoded in this window:
- a CDS encoding di-trans,poly-cis-decaprenylcistransferase, translated to MIQRSFHTPSRGLHVAIIMDGNGRWASSRGLPRTDGHRAGAKAVRRTVEAARSLGIRTLTLYAFSSDNWRRPGAEVGALMRIFREYLEGEVGRCVAEGIRLNVVGRRDRLAPSLVRAIEVAEAATSTATELQLRVAVDYSSRDAIVAAAGRGPDIGIPTRDSFSRALAEVMHASGTIPNVDLLIRTGGERRLSDFLLWECAYAELVFVECPWPEFGLQALQEALEEFDRRERRFGGIENTVTSGVTPDRAEVGR
- a CDS encoding aldo/keto reductase, which codes for MTHSSDFSRREFMRAIAGLGALLAAPRRLFARQALPTRAIPVSGEQIPIVGFGSTKSVLESPTEGTGPIANVMRMLREYGGRVVDTSPRSAAIDQEFGRVLQEAAAAEPLFIAAKIYVDGAENGIAQFRQTQRLYGRRTLDLLQVESLRDLEAHWPNVRGWKESGEARYIGVTVFLDRDHEALETFMRREPLDFVHMNYSVVETAAETRLLPLARDRGMAVLINRPFMNGDFFQRVAERPLPEWAAEFDCVSWAQFSLKYVLSNPAVTCVLTETTNPVHMEENMRAGLGRLPDDATRVRMAELMRGI
- a CDS encoding transcriptional regulator translates to MAERSAVPKKRDEAVDDGTREKNGSPSRRAKRRTNPVDLDRVIHERVRLGIVSALAVNDTLTFNELKALLDTSDGNLSVHARKLEEAGYLVCKKSFQERVPRTEYHLTAEGKKALERYLDHMDALIRRVRES
- a CDS encoding lectin translates to MVCFRSFSVGVIALVAVLVLPLAGGAQQQQQPMGFFITSVGLGNGGDLGGLAGADAHCQALAAPVGAGARTWRAYLSTQATGGQPAVNARDRIGVGPWFNAAGVQVAANVNDLHYNNSNLNYEFSVNERGETVNSGAMGDSPNAHDILTGSQLDGTAFPAEQDRTCNNWTSSGEGAAMLGHHDRFSRTTPGSPWNTAHASQGCSQEQLVATGGAGLFYCFAAD